Proteins from one Candidatus Equadaptatus faecalis genomic window:
- a CDS encoding class II fructose-bisphosphate aldolase: protein MDVNSKAYQELLKKRPLNVQANFGTEAMGLVSGRDILAANQKANSIVLAANARHPLVIKAVLQAAKNKNAAVLIELAKSESTYCGATYENVPQYALKYSTEIGHGAVFGLHVDHYAIKGWEDVLKGVRHLGQITAGGFTSVAIDASHLQDFENFQATRSICGWLPPELGLEVEVGEIKGPGELSTVEEATYYIGGLNAWGIFPDYLAISNGSKHGLYDTTAGQEEGIDLGRTKEIADAIAPYGVTIAQHGISGTPLNKCAKFKDYGIRKGNVATLFQNCYFGVEMDQETGNAIVDSGSYVKDPNRGMSQKLWDELVAAADEKVMSRKSNDYRKLNLLMCDKILAEPKEILDRINDEMVYWAERFIDAFGAEGSAEAVAEIMANRPDQNAAPDRKILGSRADFTADNAPNKDKGEENKDE from the coding sequence ATGGATGTCAACAGCAAGGCTTATCAGGAACTTTTGAAAAAACGCCCGCTTAACGTACAGGCGAATTTCGGGACAGAGGCTATGGGACTTGTCAGCGGCCGCGATATTCTCGCAGCCAACCAGAAGGCAAATTCAATAGTTCTTGCCGCGAACGCGCGTCATCCGCTTGTTATCAAGGCGGTGCTTCAGGCGGCTAAAAACAAAAACGCGGCAGTTCTTATCGAGCTTGCAAAATCAGAATCAACCTATTGCGGCGCAACCTACGAAAACGTTCCGCAGTACGCTCTGAAATATTCAACGGAAATCGGTCACGGAGCAGTTTTCGGGCTTCACGTTGACCATTACGCAATCAAAGGCTGGGAAGACGTTCTCAAAGGCGTCCGTCATCTCGGACAGATTACCGCGGGCGGCTTTACCTCAGTCGCAATCGACGCTTCGCACCTTCAGGACTTTGAAAACTTCCAGGCAACGCGTTCAATCTGCGGCTGGCTTCCGCCTGAACTCGGACTTGAAGTTGAAGTCGGCGAAATTAAAGGCCCCGGAGAACTTTCAACGGTTGAAGAAGCCACCTACTATATCGGCGGTCTGAACGCCTGGGGAATTTTCCCTGACTATCTTGCGATTTCAAACGGCAGCAAACACGGGCTTTACGATACAACAGCCGGACAGGAAGAGGGTATTGACCTCGGCCGCACGAAAGAAATTGCAGACGCGATAGCACCGTACGGCGTTACAATCGCGCAGCACGGAATTTCAGGCACACCGCTTAACAAATGTGCGAAATTCAAGGATTACGGTATCCGCAAAGGCAACGTCGCAACGCTCTTCCAAAACTGCTATTTCGGTGTTGAAATGGATCAGGAAACGGGCAACGCAATAGTTGACAGCGGAAGCTACGTAAAGGATCCGAACCGCGGTATGTCACAGAAGCTTTGGGACGAACTCGTCGCAGCGGCGGACGAAAAGGTCATGAGCAGAAAATCAAACGACTACCGCAAGCTCAACCTTCTTATGTGCGACAAAATTCTTGCCGAACCGAAAGAAATTCTTGACCGTATCAACGATGAAATGGTCTACTGGGCAGAGCGCTTTATTGACGCATTCGGAGCTGAAGGCAGCGCCGAAGCGGTTGCTGAAATCATGGCAAACCGTCCTGACCAGAATGCAGCTCCCGACCGCAAAATTCTCGGCAGCCGCGCAGACTTTACGGCAGACAATGCTCCCAACAAAGACAAGGGCGAAGAAAACAAAGACGAGTAA
- a CDS encoding serpin family protein, with protein sequence MKKIIVLTLLSALVFSAAAFAADTKEFSDKFGAKELAEIARAVMQKAKSGSQSDSSNNGITFGGKGVDINKIIGAVNVLAQNNGNIGSLLGEGAAGQGLSASAVSAVNGLTMKLYAELAENDSNLFFSPYSISTALAMVYAGARGETAKEMETALGFSPALHGSMASLIGSLNSVSPEIAQLHTANAIWPAADKTILSDYRNRVATNYFSEITTLDYSKTENARNIINKWVEEKTNGKIKDIVSRGAISAKTPLALTNAVYFKSDWQSKFETAATKQADFHTAGGRTVKTNFMNQTGFFDYCKADGLELLELPYKAERLSMYIILPENGKFSEIEKKLTAQQLDSLVAQAAGTNIRVSLPKFRLEENYDLNETLKKLGMISAFSDKANFSGMNGLLDISIGVVLHKTFLDVYEAGTEAAAATYVGMKSMAVRDEPKQFKADRPFMFVIRDNTTGANIFAGRYMKP encoded by the coding sequence ATGAAAAAAATTATCGTTTTAACACTGCTTTCGGCGCTGGTATTTTCGGCGGCGGCTTTTGCCGCGGACACAAAGGAATTTTCAGACAAGTTCGGCGCAAAAGAACTTGCGGAAATAGCCCGCGCGGTTATGCAGAAAGCAAAATCGGGTTCGCAGTCAGACAGTTCAAACAACGGCATTACGTTCGGCGGCAAGGGCGTTGACATTAACAAGATTATCGGCGCAGTGAACGTTCTGGCACAGAACAACGGAAATATCGGCAGCCTTCTCGGCGAAGGCGCGGCAGGTCAGGGGCTTTCGGCATCCGCAGTCTCCGCAGTCAACGGTCTTACAATGAAGCTTTACGCAGAACTTGCAGAGAACGACAGCAACCTTTTCTTCTCGCCGTACAGCATTTCAACGGCTCTTGCAATGGTCTATGCGGGCGCGCGCGGCGAAACGGCAAAGGAAATGGAGACGGCACTCGGTTTCTCACCGGCGCTTCACGGCTCAATGGCGTCGCTTATCGGCAGTCTTAATTCCGTTTCGCCGGAAATCGCACAGCTTCACACGGCAAACGCGATCTGGCCGGCAGCGGACAAAACAATCCTCAGCGATTACAGAAACCGCGTTGCGACAAACTATTTTTCGGAAATAACGACGCTGGATTATTCAAAGACGGAGAACGCAAGAAATATTATCAACAAATGGGTTGAGGAAAAGACAAACGGCAAGATCAAAGATATAGTTTCAAGGGGCGCGATTTCGGCAAAAACTCCGCTTGCCCTGACAAACGCCGTCTATTTCAAATCGGACTGGCAGTCAAAATTTGAAACCGCCGCAACAAAGCAGGCTGATTTCCACACAGCAGGCGGCAGAACGGTCAAGACAAATTTCATGAATCAGACCGGCTTCTTTGATTATTGCAAGGCTGACGGACTGGAACTGCTTGAACTGCCTTACAAGGCGGAACGTCTTTCCATGTACATAATTCTTCCTGAAAACGGAAAATTCAGCGAAATTGAAAAAAAACTTACGGCACAGCAGCTTGACAGCCTCGTTGCACAGGCGGCAGGAACAAATATCCGTGTCAGCCTTCCGAAATTCAGGCTTGAGGAAAATTATGACCTTAACGAGACGCTGAAAAAACTCGGCATGATATCTGCTTTCAGCGACAAAGCCAATTTCAGCGGAATGAACGGACTTCTTGACATTTCAATCGGCGTTGTGCTGCACAAAACGTTCCTTGACGTTTACGAAGCCGGAACAGAGGCAGCAGCAGCCACCTATGTCGGTATGAAATCAATGGCTGTGCGCGACGAGCCGAAGCAGTTCAAGGCTGACAGACCGTTTATGTTTGTAATCAGGGACAATACGACGGGGGCAAACATCTTCGCCGGACGGTATATGAAACCGTAA
- a CDS encoding aspartate/glutamate racemase family protein produces MGRKKILGVLGGMGPAASAEFMRILARRFPAKCDQDHPVVYLLSDAPIPDRNDYLTGKGENPQALIQADLDKLVGWGAELLAVTCNTAHCLINNFRNELKAPLIHIVEATVKSAKQAAPQGAWMVATLGTIRCGLYQDEAERQNFRLLVPPEDIKQKIQNIVHFVKAGDMKTAGEKMAEAVQELWKIEKLPVVTACTELPLAYDASDLPAEMNVSSLDALADACIKAITEN; encoded by the coding sequence ATGGGCAGAAAAAAGATACTCGGAGTATTGGGAGGCATGGGACCTGCCGCAAGCGCTGAATTTATGAGAATTTTGGCACGGCGTTTTCCGGCAAAATGCGATCAGGATCACCCTGTCGTCTATCTTCTTTCCGACGCACCGATACCGGACAGAAACGACTATCTGACAGGCAAAGGAGAAAATCCGCAGGCTCTTATACAGGCAGACCTTGACAAGTTAGTCGGCTGGGGCGCGGAGCTGCTCGCAGTCACCTGCAACACGGCGCACTGTCTTATAAACAATTTCAGGAACGAACTGAAAGCGCCGCTGATACACATTGTCGAAGCAACCGTGAAATCCGCAAAGCAGGCTGCGCCGCAGGGGGCATGGATGGTTGCCACTCTCGGCACAATACGCTGCGGGCTGTATCAGGACGAGGCTGAAAGACAGAATTTCCGTCTGCTTGTTCCGCCCGAGGATATAAAACAGAAAATTCAGAATATCGTCCATTTCGTCAAGGCAGGCGATATGAAAACAGCCGGTGAAAAAATGGCGGAAGCCGTGCAGGAGTTGTGGAAAATTGAAAAGCTGCCTGTCGTTACGGCTTGCACGGAGCTTCCGCTTGCCTACGACGCTTCGGATCTGCCGGCGGAAATGAACGTTTCAAGTCTTGACGCGCTTGCTGACGCATGTATTAAGGCCATTACCGAGAACTGA
- a CDS encoding sodium:alanine symporter family protein codes for MQAIQEFLLPIVQNINTYLSDYILIVLLVGMGLLFSIKTRFVQIRCFGEGMKSVFGNISFFGGTQHGGITSFQALATAVAAQVGTGNIIGASGAILVGGPGAIFWMWIIAFFGMATIYAEAVLAQDTRIVHEDGSVSGGPVYYIHKAYKGAFGKFLAVFFAIAIILALGFMGCMVQSNSIGAVCSTALGLPSWLIGAVITLISAFIFLGGVQRIAAVTEKLVPFMAVLYIFGGLLLILSRFQYIPEVFGLIFKYAFHPDAIIGGSVGIALKTAISQGAKRGLFSNEAGMGSTPHAHAMAKVNAPHDQGVVAMIGVFIDTFVVLNMTAFVVISTLYAGNGPLAAGAAEGINKTNMAQLAFSTMLGSGFGSFFVALCLLFFAFSTILSWNFFGKLNVEYLFGKKAVPVYSIISLCFIMLGSCLSNDLVWELTDMFNNIMVIPNALALIALAGVVKKLAK; via the coding sequence ATGCAGGCAATTCAGGAATTTTTGCTTCCAATCGTTCAGAACATCAACACGTATCTCTCGGACTACATTCTCATAGTGCTTCTTGTGGGTATGGGACTGCTTTTCAGCATTAAAACGCGTTTCGTGCAGATACGCTGCTTCGGTGAAGGAATGAAGAGCGTCTTCGGAAACATTTCCTTCTTCGGAGGCACGCAGCACGGCGGAATTACCTCTTTCCAGGCATTGGCAACAGCGGTTGCCGCACAGGTCGGAACGGGCAACATCATAGGCGCAAGCGGCGCTATTTTGGTCGGAGGCCCCGGCGCAATATTCTGGATGTGGATAATTGCCTTCTTCGGCATGGCAACAATTTACGCAGAAGCCGTGCTCGCGCAGGATACGCGTATTGTTCATGAAGACGGCAGCGTTTCGGGAGGCCCTGTCTACTACATTCATAAAGCCTACAAAGGCGCGTTCGGAAAATTTCTCGCGGTTTTCTTCGCAATCGCAATTATCCTTGCCCTCGGCTTCATGGGCTGCATGGTTCAGTCAAACTCAATCGGTGCTGTATGCTCGACTGCTCTCGGGCTTCCGAGCTGGCTGATCGGCGCTGTCATCACCCTTATTTCCGCATTTATCTTCCTCGGCGGAGTGCAAAGAATAGCCGCGGTTACGGAAAAGCTTGTCCCGTTTATGGCGGTGCTTTACATTTTCGGCGGACTGCTGCTGATATTAAGCCGTTTCCAGTACATTCCCGAAGTTTTCGGACTTATTTTTAAATATGCCTTCCATCCGGATGCAATCATAGGCGGAAGCGTTGGCATTGCGCTTAAAACGGCAATTTCACAGGGCGCGAAACGCGGACTTTTCTCAAACGAAGCAGGTATGGGCTCAACGCCGCACGCACACGCAATGGCTAAAGTCAACGCACCGCACGACCAGGGAGTTGTGGCTATGATAGGCGTATTTATCGACACCTTCGTAGTTCTTAACATGACCGCCTTTGTCGTCATCTCAACGCTCTACGCAGGCAATGGCCCATTGGCGGCAGGCGCCGCCGAAGGCATTAACAAGACAAACATGGCGCAGCTTGCGTTCAGCACGATGCTCGGCAGCGGCTTCGGAAGCTTCTTCGTCGCGCTCTGTCTTCTTTTCTTTGCGTTCTCAACGATACTCAGCTGGAACTTCTTCGGCAAACTCAACGTTGAATATCTTTTCGGAAAGAAAGCGGTGCCTGTATATTCAATCATTTCGCTCTGCTTCATTATGCTCGGTTCCTGCCTCTCCAACGACCTCGTATGGGAGCTTACCGACATGTTCAACAACATAATGGTCATACCCAACGCCCTTGCCCTCATAGCGCTTGCGGGTGTTGTGAAAAAGCTTGCCAAATAA
- a CDS encoding DUF1624 domain-containing protein, with amino-acid sequence MIKDTPNNCNEKIRLPFIDVAKALAIIFMIHVHVFEEYGQMIFDNAAVVEKAHPWFYKFIFNITGGVFTAPLCMFCMGIGMTFSRKNTPLDFFARGVNLTKKAWLLNIFRDAVPYTIFCPITLKTPGRLLFYLFNLDILHFAGLAFFVMSIFNILKFSDKAVFIVSVLFSIIASLLQTLHFDSYALSVIAGHFTGTDHENFLAAFPLFSWLIFAAGGRLFGSWLKKGGDSAKFFRYTLPVSAIIFFSWISYTWTHNTGFFRGDELSYYHMNLLCALFSFAGIFFILGISQSLAVILPEKLLSLCEFMGKNLNEIYILQWLIIGWLLALIVPAFLGKTDNVFLLSLLAVLIILLSCLLAEPYKKLFDKKR; translated from the coding sequence ATGATTAAAGACACACCCAATAATTGTAACGAAAAAATACGGCTTCCTTTTATAGACGTTGCCAAAGCGCTGGCAATTATCTTTATGATTCATGTACACGTATTTGAAGAATACGGACAAATGATCTTCGACAATGCCGCTGTTGTTGAAAAAGCACACCCTTGGTTCTATAAATTTATTTTTAATATTACCGGCGGAGTTTTTACCGCGCCTCTTTGTATGTTCTGTATGGGTATCGGAATGACTTTCAGCCGAAAAAACACACCTCTTGACTTTTTTGCGCGCGGTGTTAACCTGACAAAAAAAGCATGGCTGTTAAACATCTTCAGAGATGCTGTACCTTACACTATCTTTTGTCCGATAACCCTAAAGACTCCGGGCAGGCTGCTCTTTTACCTGTTCAACCTTGATATTCTTCATTTTGCCGGACTTGCTTTTTTTGTGATGAGTATTTTTAACATTCTGAAATTTTCGGACAAGGCTGTTTTTATTGTTTCCGTTCTGTTTTCAATTATTGCCTCTCTGCTGCAAACTCTTCATTTTGACAGTTACGCGCTGAGTGTAATTGCAGGTCATTTTACGGGCACGGATCATGAAAATTTTCTCGCTGCCTTCCCTCTTTTCAGCTGGCTGATTTTTGCCGCCGGAGGCAGATTGTTTGGCAGCTGGCTGAAAAAAGGCGGTGACAGCGCAAAATTCTTCAGATATACTCTGCCTGTTTCGGCAATAATATTTTTCTCGTGGATTTCTTACACATGGACGCACAATACCGGCTTCTTCCGCGGCGACGAACTGTCTTATTACCACATGAATCTGCTGTGTGCCCTGTTTTCGTTTGCAGGCATATTTTTCATACTGGGCATAAGCCAGTCACTTGCGGTCATTCTGCCCGAAAAGCTTTTGTCTCTGTGTGAATTTATGGGAAAAAATCTCAACGAGATATATATTTTGCAGTGGCTGATAATCGGCTGGCTGCTTGCGTTGATTGTTCCGGCGTTTTTAGGAAAAACAGACAACGTTTTCCTTTTGTCTTTACTGGCGGTTTTAATAATTCTGCTTTCATGCCTGCTGGCTGAACCGTACAAAAAACTTTTCGACAAAAAACGATGA
- a CDS encoding monomeric [FeFe] hydrogenase, whose amino-acid sequence MRQLVPKKEIWSMLIKAFFSDDFCENVRLIPFRIRPQNSVEVTRCCVYKDRAVARKRLLAAMGLPIEWDDETIPLDRYASEAYASENEFENALTILQTACDGCHGNEVFVTNLCHGCPAEACFKSCKFGAISFDAERKSVIDQTKCKKCQRCVAACPYNAIVKLSAPCEKACPLGAIHKDETGRASIDPDKCISCGRCIPACPFSAVCLISRMLGVLKAIKDGRKVVALLAPSAAGQFAETNVKQLKTALIKAGFYDAFEVAWGADVTARLEANEFRERMARGDKFMTTSCCAGYRQLVAKQLPEIAPYVSSVETPMHYTAEYVKQHIKDAVVVFLSPCAAKMAEDYYDEFVDFVINFCELEALFDALEINPAECEETEFELSSSREGRNFANTGGVSEAVQNAMPEDIPVKICRINGMDKENLAKLRRFAITGEADGCSLVEVMCCEGGCAGGNMVIRPREEVAKQVAGYSKEGRSLAD is encoded by the coding sequence ATGCGTCAGCTGGTTCCAAAAAAAGAAATATGGTCCATGCTTATCAAAGCTTTTTTCTCCGATGATTTCTGCGAAAACGTGCGTCTTATACCGTTCAGAATAAGACCGCAGAACAGTGTGGAAGTAACCCGATGCTGTGTGTACAAAGACAGGGCGGTAGCCAGAAAAAGGCTGCTTGCCGCAATGGGACTGCCGATTGAGTGGGACGATGAAACGATACCGCTTGACCGGTACGCGAGTGAGGCATACGCGTCAGAGAACGAATTTGAAAACGCTCTGACAATTTTGCAGACTGCGTGCGACGGGTGTCACGGCAACGAAGTTTTTGTTACAAACCTGTGCCACGGCTGTCCTGCCGAAGCGTGTTTTAAGAGCTGCAAATTCGGCGCGATAAGCTTTGACGCGGAAAGAAAATCTGTCATAGACCAGACAAAATGCAAAAAATGCCAGCGCTGCGTTGCAGCATGCCCGTACAACGCTATTGTCAAGCTGAGCGCGCCCTGCGAGAAAGCCTGTCCGTTAGGTGCGATACACAAGGACGAAACAGGCAGGGCTTCAATAGACCCCGATAAATGCATATCCTGCGGACGCTGTATCCCCGCCTGCCCATTCAGCGCGGTATGCCTTATAAGCCGCATGCTCGGTGTACTGAAAGCGATAAAAGACGGCAGAAAAGTTGTAGCCCTGCTTGCGCCGTCTGCCGCGGGGCAGTTTGCGGAAACGAACGTAAAGCAGCTTAAAACCGCGCTTATCAAGGCAGGATTTTACGACGCTTTTGAAGTTGCGTGGGGAGCAGACGTTACTGCAAGGCTTGAGGCAAACGAATTCCGCGAACGCATGGCGCGCGGCGACAAATTTATGACGACCTCCTGCTGCGCCGGTTACAGACAGCTTGTTGCAAAACAGCTGCCTGAAATTGCCCCCTACGTATCATCTGTTGAAACCCCGATGCACTACACTGCGGAATACGTCAAACAGCACATCAAAGACGCGGTTGTGGTTTTTCTGAGTCCGTGCGCTGCCAAAATGGCTGAGGACTATTACGATGAATTTGTCGATTTTGTCATAAACTTCTGCGAACTCGAAGCGTTGTTTGACGCGCTGGAAATTAATCCGGCGGAATGTGAGGAAACAGAATTTGAACTTTCAAGCAGCCGCGAAGGACGTAATTTTGCGAATACCGGCGGAGTGTCAGAGGCCGTTCAGAATGCCATGCCGGAAGACATACCCGTTAAAATATGCAGAATAAACGGCATGGACAAAGAAAATCTTGCGAAATTGCGGCGGTTTGCGATTACGGGAGAAGCCGACGGCTGCAGCCTTGTGGAAGTAATGTGCTGCGAAGGAGGCTGCGCAGGCGGGAACATGGTGATACGTCCGCGCGAAGAAGTCGCAAAACAAGTTGCGGGATATTCAAAAGAAGGCCGCTCTTTGGCTGATTGA
- a CDS encoding cob(I)yrinic acid a,c-diamide adenosyltransferase, protein MLHVYCGNGKGKTTAAMGLIVRALGYGMKVLLVQFLKDDSGNEIKTLSLIPGVKILHRKGKEKFTYCMTDEEKKERRADYVRLLAEAEKECTEDGFDMLVFDEALRAVNTGMIDEAELLAFLRENSKKFEIVVTGTHPSEAMFELADYVSEIVKHKHPFDEGTPAREGIEY, encoded by the coding sequence TTGCTTCACGTGTACTGCGGAAACGGAAAAGGCAAAACGACGGCGGCAATGGGACTTATTGTCCGTGCGCTCGGCTACGGAATGAAAGTGCTGCTTGTACAGTTTCTCAAGGACGATTCCGGAAACGAAATAAAAACGCTGTCGCTGATTCCCGGTGTCAAAATACTTCACAGGAAGGGAAAAGAAAAATTTACCTACTGTATGACGGACGAAGAGAAAAAAGAGCGGCGTGCAGATTACGTCAGGCTTCTTGCGGAGGCAGAAAAGGAATGTACGGAAGACGGCTTTGACATGCTCGTGTTTGACGAAGCTCTGCGGGCGGTCAATACCGGCATGATAGACGAGGCGGAACTGCTTGCCTTCCTGCGCGAAAACTCCAAAAAATTTGAAATAGTCGTTACGGGAACACACCCGTCGGAAGCAATGTTCGAACTTGCCGACTACGTATCGGAAATTGTGAAACACAAGCACCCGTTTGACGAAGGAACTCCGGCAAGGGAAGGGATAGAATATTAA
- a CDS encoding aminotransferase class IV family protein has translation MSELCYFEGKFMPVEECRIPVTDMLIQRGVGAFESVRIYGGRPFGLTPHLERFANSVKTAGIDASEFDVKKIEAIIREGLARDDCPKEGMVKPYMTGGDVNSPKGHFPKPRFFVIFAPVASAKTQDEIDNGIALLPNRMYRPTPLVKSINYLFGLIPLNTGDGSFFESVYLTPEGEFTEGMTSNFYLVKGNKIITAPVGKVLKGVTRGIVLTLARENGFEVEERCPRESELAEADEAFITGSIKEIVSVVRVGDTIIGNGKPSPAAQKLQELYTANRGRWLE, from the coding sequence ATGAGCGAACTTTGCTATTTTGAAGGTAAATTTATGCCTGTTGAAGAATGCCGCATACCTGTTACGGATATGCTTATTCAGCGCGGCGTCGGCGCATTTGAATCCGTAAGAATATACGGGGGACGCCCGTTCGGGCTTACGCCGCACCTTGAGCGTTTTGCGAACAGCGTTAAAACAGCCGGAATAGACGCGTCGGAGTTTGACGTTAAGAAAATAGAAGCCATAATCCGTGAAGGTCTTGCAAGAGACGACTGCCCGAAGGAAGGCATGGTAAAGCCGTACATGACGGGCGGAGACGTAAACAGCCCCAAGGGACATTTCCCGAAGCCGAGATTTTTTGTAATATTTGCCCCTGTGGCGTCTGCCAAAACGCAGGATGAAATTGACAACGGCATAGCGCTTCTGCCGAACAGAATGTACCGCCCCACCCCGCTCGTGAAAAGCATAAACTATCTTTTCGGGCTTATTCCTCTGAATACGGGAGACGGCAGCTTCTTTGAATCGGTCTATCTGACGCCGGAGGGAGAATTTACCGAAGGCATGACAAGCAATTTTTACCTCGTAAAGGGAAACAAAATCATAACGGCGCCGGTCGGCAAAGTTCTCAAAGGCGTTACCCGCGGCATAGTTCTCACGCTCGCGCGCGAAAACGGATTTGAAGTAGAAGAACGCTGCCCGCGTGAAAGCGAGCTTGCGGAAGCCGACGAAGCCTTTATTACAGGTTCGATAAAAGAAATTGTTTCAGTCGTGCGCGTAGGCGATACGATAATTGGAAACGGAAAACCGAGCCCTGCCGCGCAGAAGCTTCAGGAACTTTACACGGCAAACAGAGGCCGCTGGCTGGAATAG
- the rmuC gene encoding DNA recombination protein RmuC, translating into MPVTEIMQFAILLAILILLACLMFRRQEPKENIKEDIALFRREQSENLDRFREEQSKNIDRLGRNLDDKLGALQKTNDEKLSEVNRTVGERLQKNFADSFSAVTKRLEDVNKTVGEISGLTGDVKDLRKLFAGVKTRGVWGETQLRAIIEQLLTRDQYVENVATRPRSSEPVEFAIKMPGFDDTPVLLPVDSKCPVEAYSRIIEAAQQNDSASVENERKTLRQTVLKEANDIKSKYIEIPYTTDFGVLFVPIEGLFVEIMSINGLCDELLDKKIIPAGPTTFAALLNSLRLGFQTLQIQKKAGEIEILLGKAKTEFEKYGEVVDKAAGFIDKASSALETLSVRNRKITSALKNIEAVSIMPEDFPDGE; encoded by the coding sequence ATGCCCGTAACTGAAATTATGCAGTTTGCAATACTGCTCGCAATACTGATACTGCTTGCCTGTCTTATGTTCAGGAGGCAGGAACCGAAAGAAAACATAAAAGAAGACATTGCGCTGTTCAGACGTGAGCAGAGTGAAAATCTTGACCGCTTCCGCGAGGAGCAAAGCAAAAATATAGACAGACTGGGCAGAAACCTTGATGACAAGCTCGGCGCCCTGCAGAAAACAAACGACGAGAAGCTCTCCGAGGTCAACAGAACGGTAGGCGAACGCTTGCAGAAAAACTTTGCGGACAGCTTCAGCGCAGTTACAAAAAGGCTTGAAGATGTCAACAAAACTGTCGGCGAAATCAGCGGACTTACAGGCGATGTCAAAGATCTGCGCAAGCTCTTCGCAGGAGTTAAAACGCGCGGCGTGTGGGGAGAGACACAGCTTCGCGCGATTATCGAACAGCTGCTTACGCGTGACCAGTACGTTGAAAACGTTGCAACACGTCCGAGATCTTCCGAACCCGTGGAATTTGCGATTAAAATGCCCGGTTTTGATGATACGCCCGTACTTCTGCCTGTTGACTCAAAATGCCCCGTTGAAGCTTACAGCCGTATTATAGAAGCCGCTCAGCAAAACGATTCTGCTTCCGTTGAAAACGAGCGGAAAACGCTCCGCCAGACGGTGCTTAAGGAAGCAAACGACATTAAGAGCAAATATATTGAGATACCCTACACAACAGATTTCGGCGTACTTTTTGTGCCGATTGAAGGGTTGTTTGTTGAAATTATGAGTATAAACGGACTGTGCGACGAGCTGCTGGATAAAAAAATTATTCCTGCCGGTCCCACAACCTTTGCCGCGCTGCTTAACAGCCTGAGACTTGGTTTTCAGACACTGCAAATACAGAAAAAAGCGGGTGAAATTGAAATTCTGCTCGGCAAGGCGAAAACGGAATTTGAAAAATACGGCGAAGTCGTGGACAAAGCTGCCGGCTTTATAGACAAGGCCTCATCTGCTTTGGAAACACTTTCTGTCAGGAACAGAAAAATTACGTCTGCATTGAAAAATATTGAAGCAGTTTCAATTATGCCGGAGGATTTTCCCGACGGCGAATAG
- a CDS encoding metal-dependent hydrolase — protein MKLKYLGHSAFYIEAEGLKALTDPFLDGNPLAAAKASDFTDVNYIFVTHGHGDHVGNAVEIAKRCGAAIICPTELAPFLAAQGVKTEGMQIGASFDFPFGKVKLTPALHGSTFVLGGKAEYAGLACGFLICAGGKKIYHAGDTALTMDMLLLAEENVDAALLPIGGYYTMDAEDAARAAKFVDAGIAIPMHYDTFPVIRRNPEDFVRLCGENDVCAKALAFGEEIVL, from the coding sequence ATGAAACTGAAATATCTCGGACACAGCGCGTTTTATATTGAAGCGGAAGGGCTGAAAGCTCTTACAGACCCGTTCCTTGACGGCAATCCGCTTGCCGCTGCCAAAGCTTCCGATTTTACAGACGTGAACTATATTTTTGTAACCCACGGACACGGTGACCATGTCGGAAACGCCGTTGAAATCGCGAAACGCTGCGGCGCGGCAATAATATGCCCGACGGAGCTTGCGCCGTTTCTTGCCGCTCAGGGCGTAAAAACAGAGGGAATGCAGATCGGCGCTTCGTTTGATTTCCCGTTCGGAAAGGTCAAGCTTACTCCGGCGCTTCACGGCTCAACCTTTGTTTTAGGCGGAAAAGCTGAATATGCAGGGCTTGCCTGCGGTTTTCTCATCTGCGCCGGCGGAAAGAAGATATATCATGCCGGCGATACTGCCCTGACAATGGATATGCTGCTGCTTGCTGAAGAAAATGTTGACGCAGCTCTGCTTCCGATAGGAGGCTACTACACGATGGACGCGGAAGACGCTGCCCGTGCCGCAAAATTTGTTGACGCAGGGATTGCAATTCCCATGCACTACGATACTTTCCCCGTTATCAGAAGGAACCCTGAGGATTTTGTCCGTCTGTGCGGTGAAAACGACGTCTGTGCCAAAGCGCTTGCGTTCGGCGAGGAGATTGTGCTGTAA